In the genome of Staphylococcus durrellii, one region contains:
- a CDS encoding thiolase family protein, producing MNKIAIVSVKRTPIGRFRGKLSNYTAVELGTTALKAALDAVDINPNDVEQVIFGNVLQSGSGQNPARQIGINAGLANTTPAMTINEVCGSGLKSIILGKQLIQLGEAKVVAVGGVESMTNAPKLLLNEQETPVDSFMHDGLTDAFHNVPMGVTAEKIAQKYNVTREQQDEFANISQQKAAKATQQGKFNNEIVPLEDNEGVMMTADEGIRANSSVEKLSTLKTIFDENGTVTGGNASSINDGAAAVILMDEQYAKEHNYDILGFVGDYAEVGCDPQYMGYAPYYAVSQLLEKSGNAISDIDVVEMTEAFAAQSIPVKANLGITDDQLNLYGGAIALGHPIGASGTRLVTTLVNILAQENKTTGIATACIGGGLGIALLIEKGR from the coding sequence ATGAATAAAATAGCAATAGTTAGTGTTAAAAGAACACCAATCGGAAGATTTAGAGGAAAATTAAGTAATTACACAGCTGTCGAATTAGGCACCACTGCGTTAAAAGCAGCGTTAGACGCTGTTGATATTAATCCCAATGATGTTGAACAAGTGATTTTTGGTAATGTCTTACAAAGTGGTAGTGGTCAAAATCCAGCTCGTCAAATAGGCATTAATGCTGGATTAGCTAATACTACCCCTGCCATGACAATTAATGAAGTTTGTGGTTCTGGTCTTAAATCCATAATACTAGGTAAACAATTAATCCAATTAGGAGAAGCAAAAGTCGTGGCAGTGGGTGGCGTCGAAAGCATGACAAATGCGCCTAAGCTACTTTTAAATGAACAAGAAACACCGGTAGATAGTTTTATGCATGATGGATTAACTGATGCATTTCACAATGTACCAATGGGTGTAACGGCAGAAAAAATTGCTCAAAAATATAACGTAACGCGTGAACAACAAGATGAATTTGCGAACATATCTCAACAAAAAGCAGCTAAAGCTACTCAACAAGGTAAATTTAATAATGAAATTGTACCTTTAGAAGATAATGAAGGTGTCATGATGACCGCAGACGAGGGTATTAGAGCAAATAGTAGCGTTGAAAAATTAAGCACTTTAAAGACTATCTTTGATGAGAACGGTACGGTAACAGGTGGTAATGCTTCGAGTATTAATGACGGCGCTGCAGCGGTGATTTTAATGGATGAACAATACGCTAAAGAGCATAACTATGATATTTTAGGTTTTGTAGGAGATTATGCTGAAGTTGGCTGCGATCCACAGTATATGGGCTATGCACCATATTACGCAGTTTCACAGCTTTTAGAAAAAAGTGGCAATGCAATTTCAGATATAGATGTTGTTGAAATGACAGAGGCATTTGCGGCTCAAAGTATACCAGTTAAAGCAAACTTAGGCATTACAGATGACCAGCTAAATTTATACGGCGGCGCAATTGCATTAGGACACCCTATAGGTGCTAGTGGTACGCGTTTGGTTACTACGCTAGTAAATATATTAGCACAAGAAAATAAGACTACAGGAATTGCTACCGCATGTATAGGTGGTGGCTTAGGTATAGCATTACTTATAGAGAAAGGACGTTAA
- a CDS encoding hydroxymethylglutaryl-CoA reductase, degradative — translation MSALDKSFRHLSREEKLNELEAQGLLTEEYKNHLLKNQVIDEDIANSLIENVIGQGAIPVGILPNIIVDKKSYAVPMMVEEPSVVAAASYGAKLVNNTGGFKVVTSERLMIGQIVFDDVQDTEALATKIYQLEDQLKSIADEVYPSIINRGGGYRRIEIDTFPTENLLSLKVFVDTKDAMGANMLNTILEGIASHLKLELNDSNVLMSILSNHATASVVKVEGEIQVSDLAKGNYDGKTVAHRMERASVLAQVDIHRAATHNKGVMNGIHAVVLATGNDTRGAEASAHAYASKDGRYQGLATWKYDRERQRLIGTIEVPMTLATVGGGTKVLPIAQAALNILNVESAQELGHVVASVGLAQNFSACRALVSEGIQQGHMSLQYKSLAIVVGAQGEEISYVANALKQEIQANTDAAKRILQDYRYSNK, via the coding sequence ATGAGTGCATTAGATAAATCATTTAGACATTTATCAAGAGAAGAAAAGTTAAATGAATTAGAAGCACAGGGCCTACTGACTGAGGAGTACAAAAATCATCTGCTAAAAAATCAAGTTATCGATGAAGACATAGCGAATAGTCTAATAGAAAATGTTATTGGTCAGGGAGCTATTCCTGTAGGTATCTTACCTAATATCATTGTCGATAAAAAAAGTTATGCGGTTCCTATGATGGTTGAAGAACCTTCAGTTGTTGCTGCAGCGAGTTACGGTGCCAAACTCGTAAATAACACTGGTGGTTTTAAAGTTGTGACGAGCGAACGACTAATGATAGGACAAATTGTATTTGATGATGTACAAGACACAGAAGCATTAGCTACTAAAATTTATCAGTTGGAAGACCAATTAAAATCAATTGCTGATGAAGTTTATCCATCTATTATTAATCGTGGGGGAGGCTATCGACGTATTGAAATAGATACTTTTCCAACAGAAAATTTATTGTCTCTTAAAGTCTTTGTAGACACCAAAGATGCAATGGGTGCCAATATGTTAAACACTATTTTGGAAGGTATAGCGTCGCATTTAAAACTTGAACTCAATGATAGTAATGTTTTAATGAGTATTTTATCTAACCATGCTACAGCATCTGTAGTAAAAGTTGAAGGTGAAATTCAAGTATCGGATCTAGCAAAAGGTAATTATGATGGAAAAACAGTTGCTCACCGTATGGAGAGAGCTTCAGTATTAGCTCAAGTAGATATTCATCGTGCTGCAACGCATAATAAAGGTGTAATGAATGGTATACATGCGGTTGTGCTTGCAACAGGTAATGATACGCGTGGTGCTGAAGCGAGCGCACATGCTTATGCAAGTAAAGATGGGCGATATCAAGGACTTGCAACATGGAAATACGATCGAGAAAGACAACGTTTAATTGGTACAATAGAAGTGCCGATGACGCTAGCAACGGTAGGTGGTGGTACCAAAGTTTTACCAATTGCGCAAGCTGCATTAAATATATTAAATGTAGAAAGTGCCCAAGAATTAGGGCATGTCGTTGCTTCGGTTGGTTTGGCACAAAACTTTTCTGCTTGTCGCGCATTAGTATCTGAAGGCATACAACAAGGTCACATGTCATTACAATATAAATCTTTAGCAATTGTTGTAGGTGCTCAAGGTGAAGAGATAAGTTACGTAGCAAACGCCTTAAAGCAAGAAATACAGGCTAATACAGATGCTGCAAAACGCATATTACAAGATTACCGTTATAGTAACAAATAA
- a CDS encoding CHAP domain-containing protein: MLLCQVYKPIPNCWRNANHWYKNAKRSGHRVGTRPVPRAILQSTAGYFGHVSYVETVYKSSSIKISYYNYSRARAYGI; the protein is encoded by the coding sequence ATATTATTATGCCAAGTATATAAACCTATTCCTAATTGCTGGAGAAATGCGAACCATTGGTACAAAAATGCCAAACGGTCAGGTCATCGTGTAGGAACAAGGCCTGTTCCTCGAGCTATTCTACAATCAACTGCTGGTTATTTTGGTCACGTCTCCTACGTTGAAACTGTATATAAAAGCAGTAGTATAAAAATTTCATACTATAATTACAGTCGCGCACGCGCATATGGTATATGA
- the cidR gene encoding cidABC operon transcriptional activator CidR gives MDIKQMNYFVEVVNHGGMTNASKALYIAQPTISKAIKDLENELAMPLFDRSKRQIVLTDAGEIFYKKSKEILALYNNLPTEINSLLGLETGHISIGLSAVMNMNQFIKLLGEFHQLYPNVTYNMVENGGKMIESQLYNDEIDIGITTIPVDSTIFNSIPLYQEDLRLVLNKEHRLANNSTIAMSELTEEDFILFNEDFYLNDKIREAAKNAGFIPKTISKISQWNFIDNLLNAHLGVSILPESIVQMLDSNFKVIKIDDPAMKWQLGVIWKKDKYLSHATRKWINFMEQRL, from the coding sequence GTGGATATTAAACAAATGAACTATTTTGTAGAGGTCGTAAACCATGGTGGTATGACTAATGCTTCAAAAGCACTATATATAGCACAACCGACGATTAGTAAAGCAATTAAAGATCTGGAAAATGAATTGGCAATGCCGTTATTTGATCGTAGTAAAAGACAAATAGTATTAACAGATGCGGGCGAAATCTTCTATAAGAAAAGTAAGGAAATTTTAGCGTTATATAATAATCTGCCTACAGAAATAAATAGTTTGCTTGGCCTTGAAACCGGGCATATAAGTATTGGTTTATCAGCAGTGATGAACATGAATCAATTTATAAAATTATTAGGCGAATTTCATCAATTGTATCCTAATGTGACGTATAACATGGTTGAAAATGGCGGGAAGATGATTGAATCTCAACTTTATAATGACGAAATTGATATTGGAATAACAACCATACCTGTTGATAGTACCATCTTTAATTCTATTCCTTTATACCAAGAAGACTTGAGGCTAGTACTTAATAAGGAACACAGGTTAGCCAACAATTCTACCATCGCAATGTCAGAATTAACAGAAGAAGATTTTATTTTATTTAATGAAGATTTTTATCTGAATGATAAAATAAGAGAAGCGGCAAAAAATGCTGGGTTTATACCTAAAACGATTTCTAAAATTTCGCAATGGAATTTTATTGATAATCTATTAAACGCACACTTAGGTGTAAGTATTTTACCGGAAAGTATTGTCCAAATGCTAGATAGTAATTTTAAAGTTATCAAAATTGATGATCCAGCAATGAAATGGCAACTAGGGGTTATTTGGAAAAAGGATAAATACTTAAGCCACGCGACGCGAAAATGGATTAATTTTATGGAACAAAGATTATAA
- a CDS encoding CidA/LrgA family protein, which produces MQLALKVIKIIIQIAVISGITYLGNVLQQVLHIPIAGSIVGLALFFLLLQFKVIPEKWVKEGANFLLATMVFFFVPSVVGIMDIASNINLNYIVFFLLVIAGTCSVALISGYIAEKMFKTSNGSNGSD; this is translated from the coding sequence ATGCAGTTAGCTTTAAAAGTTATAAAAATTATAATTCAAATTGCTGTAATTTCAGGAATAACGTACTTAGGTAATGTATTACAACAAGTTTTGCATATACCTATTGCAGGTAGTATTGTCGGTCTAGCTTTATTTTTCTTATTATTACAATTTAAAGTAATCCCGGAAAAATGGGTTAAAGAAGGTGCAAACTTCTTGCTCGCAACAATGGTCTTTTTCTTTGTGCCATCAGTCGTTGGTATAATGGATATTGCTTCTAATATTAATTTAAATTACATTGTATTTTTCTTATTAGTTATTGCTGGCACTTGTAGCGTGGCATTAATTTCGGGATATATCGCTGAAAAAATGTTTAAAACGTCAAATGGCAGTAACGGGAGTGATTAG
- a CDS encoding LrgB family protein has translation MLVLKTLIMIVLTVITYLIARKLQLKFKHPLLNPALISSLFIIIILLIFSKDYNDYMAGGKWINYLLNSTVVCLAYPLYKNRKMILQHANIIFTSVIAAVVINFFLLFITLKLMGYSKEVIVTLLPRSITAAVGIELSHQLGGTDTITVMFIICTGLIGSILGAYLLKLAKFQTSIARGLTYGNSSHAFGTAKALELDIESGAFSSIGMILNAILSSILIPILLLLLY, from the coding sequence ATGTTAGTTTTAAAAACATTAATCATGATTGTTTTAACAGTTATAACTTATCTAATTGCAAGAAAATTGCAATTAAAGTTTAAACATCCATTATTAAATCCAGCGTTAATATCTTCACTATTTATTATTATTATCTTATTAATATTTAGTAAAGACTATAATGATTATATGGCAGGAGGAAAATGGATTAATTACTTGTTAAATTCAACGGTCGTCTGTTTGGCGTATCCATTATATAAAAATAGGAAAATGATTTTACAACATGCTAACATTATATTTACGAGCGTTATTGCAGCAGTAGTAATTAATTTCTTTCTTCTTTTTATCACTTTAAAGCTAATGGGTTACTCAAAAGAAGTTATAGTAACATTACTTCCAAGATCAATCACAGCTGCGGTAGGCATTGAATTATCACACCAACTAGGTGGTACAGACACAATTACTGTCATGTTTATTATATGTACAGGATTAATTGGCAGTATACTTGGGGCATACTTGTTAAAACTTGCTAAATTTCAAACATCCATTGCCCGTGGATTAACGTATGGGAATTCATCGCATGCATTCGGAACAGCTAAAGCACTTGAACTTGATATTGAATCTGGTGCATTTAGCTCGATTGGTATGATTTTAAATGCTATATTAAGTTCTATCCTCATACCTATATTATTGTTATTACTTTATTAA
- a CDS encoding pyruvate oxidase — protein MAKIKGNHALVKALQAWDIDHIYGIPGDSIDAVVDSLRTERNNIDFLHVRHEEVGSLAAASYTKLTGKIGVALSIGGPGVVHLLNGMYDAKMDNVPQLVLAGQTNSTELGTKAFQETDIYNMVEDVAVYRRQITEKDKDIFGIVNEAIRTAYEKKGVAVLILPNNLLSQKVKDTTNTKVDTAPPARVAPKQRSVKKAAKLIDKSKRPVMIIGTGAKHAKDEVREFIEAAKIPSIITLPAKGILPDSHPYNLGNLGKIGTKVSYQTIQDADLLIMLGTNYPYVNYLPKKNIKAIQIDTNPEAIGHRFDVNVGIVGDSKYALQQLTDSIKHVSNRDFMTKTLERKATWDSWMDKDKADESNPIRPERVMDAINKVRDDDAIFSIDVGTSTVWSTRYLDLTVNNKFIVSSWLGTMGCALPGAIAAKRAYPNRQVVGIAGDGAFQMVMQDFATAVQYDMPMTIFVMNNEELSFIKYEQQAAGELEYAIDFTDMDLAKFAESAGGVGYTLKDPKRIDEVVEEAMSQNRPTIVNVYVDPNAAPLPGKIVKDEALNYGKWAYRSITEDKKLDLDEIPPLSTAAKRFF, from the coding sequence TTGGCAAAAATTAAAGGAAATCATGCATTAGTAAAAGCGTTACAAGCTTGGGATATAGATCATATTTATGGTATCCCTGGAGATTCAATCGATGCAGTCGTTGATAGCTTGAGAACAGAAAGAAATAATATTGATTTTCTACATGTAAGACATGAGGAAGTTGGAAGCTTAGCAGCAGCTAGTTACACAAAATTAACAGGTAAAATTGGTGTAGCACTTAGTATAGGCGGACCAGGTGTAGTTCACTTATTAAATGGTATGTACGATGCTAAGATGGATAATGTACCTCAGTTAGTCTTAGCCGGCCAAACTAATTCAACTGAACTTGGAACTAAAGCGTTCCAAGAAACTGATATTTACAACATGGTTGAAGATGTAGCAGTTTATAGACGTCAAATTACTGAAAAAGATAAAGACATTTTTGGTATAGTCAATGAAGCTATTCGAACAGCTTATGAGAAAAAAGGTGTAGCAGTATTAATATTACCAAATAACTTATTATCACAAAAAGTTAAAGATACTACTAATACTAAAGTAGATACTGCACCTCCAGCTCGTGTAGCTCCGAAACAACGTAGCGTTAAAAAAGCAGCGAAATTAATCGATAAAAGTAAACGTCCAGTGATGATTATCGGTACTGGTGCTAAACATGCTAAAGACGAAGTTAGAGAATTTATTGAAGCGGCTAAAATACCTTCAATTATAACTTTACCAGCGAAAGGTATTTTACCAGATTCACATCCTTATAATTTAGGTAACTTAGGTAAGATTGGTACGAAAGTATCTTATCAAACAATTCAAGATGCAGATTTACTAATTATGTTAGGTACTAACTATCCTTATGTTAATTATTTACCTAAGAAAAATATTAAAGCTATTCAAATAGACACTAACCCAGAAGCTATCGGACACCGTTTTGACGTCAATGTTGGTATCGTAGGAGATAGTAAATATGCTTTACAACAACTTACTGATTCAATTAAACACGTTTCAAACAGAGACTTTATGACTAAAACACTAGAACGTAAAGCTACATGGGATTCTTGGATGGATAAAGATAAAGCTGATGAAAGTAATCCAATTCGTCCAGAACGTGTAATGGATGCAATTAACAAAGTTAGAGACGATGATGCTATCTTTTCTATTGATGTAGGTACTTCAACTGTTTGGTCAACGCGTTATCTTGATTTAACTGTTAATAACAAATTCATCGTATCTAGTTGGTTAGGTACTATGGGTTGTGCTTTACCAGGTGCAATTGCCGCTAAACGTGCTTATCCAAATAGACAAGTTGTTGGTATTGCTGGCGACGGTGCATTCCAAATGGTAATGCAAGACTTCGCAACTGCTGTGCAATATGATATGCCAATGACAATATTCGTTATGAACAACGAAGAACTTTCATTCATTAAATATGAACAACAAGCTGCAGGCGAATTAGAGTATGCCATCGACTTTACTGATATGGATCTCGCTAAATTTGCTGAGAGTGCTGGCGGCGTAGGATATACGTTAAAAGATCCAAAACGTATTGATGAAGTTGTAGAAGAAGCTATGTCACAAAATAGACCTACAATCGTTAACGTTTATGTTGATCCAAATGCTGCACCATTACCAGGTAAAATTGTTAAAGATGAAGCACTTAACTATGGTAAATGGGCTTATAGATCAATTACTGAAGATAAAAAATTAGACTTAGATGAAATTCCACCACTTTCAACAGCGGCTAAACGTTTCTTCTAA
- the ptsG gene encoding glucose-specific PTS transporter subunit IIBC, with protein MFKRFFGHLQRIGKALMLPVAILPAAGILLAIGNAMHNEQLVSLAPWLKYEIFTIISSIMESAGQIIFDNLPLLFAVGTALGLAGGDGVAALAALVGFLIMNATMGKILHISIDDIYSYADGAKTLSQANKEQSHALILGIPTLQSGVFGGIIMGALAAWCYNRFYNISLPPFLGFFAGKRFVPIVTSVVAIFTGVALTFVWPPIQDGLNNLSNFLLNKNLTLTTFIFGIIERSLIPFGLHHIFYAPFWFEFGQYVNLAGDVVRGDQRIWIAQMNDGVDFTAGAFTTGKYPFMMFGLPAAAFAIYRSARPENKKLVAGLMLSAGLTSFLTGITEPLEFSFLFVAPVLYIVHVLLAGSSFLIMHLLDVKIGMTFSGGFIDYILYGLLHWDRTNALIVIPVGLVYAIIYYFLFSIVIKKFNLQTPGREDVEVKKEKNALSSLPSKVLNAMGGQSNIAHLDACITRLRVEVNNKTNVDVETLKSLGASGVLMVGNNIQAIFGPMSDQLKHDMNRIIKGEIIDTTETAYDENKEEMHSSIIKSDSILISAPFKGKPIPLADVPDKAFAAKMMGDGIGFVPQSDIVTAPFNGIVKTVFPTKHAIGLESDEGLEILIHIGIDTVKLKGQGFETLVEVDQVIEQGQPLIKLDLDYIEKYASSIITPLIFTNLNQQNVELLTTDEVEEGDTIINIKIKK; from the coding sequence ATGTTTAAACGTTTTTTTGGTCATTTGCAACGTATTGGTAAAGCTTTAATGTTACCAGTAGCAATATTACCAGCTGCTGGTATCTTATTAGCTATTGGGAATGCAATGCATAATGAACAACTTGTATCGTTAGCACCTTGGTTGAAATATGAAATATTTACAATTATTTCTTCAATCATGGAATCAGCTGGGCAAATTATATTTGATAACTTACCATTACTATTCGCAGTAGGAACTGCGCTAGGTTTAGCAGGTGGAGACGGTGTTGCAGCATTAGCAGCGCTCGTAGGTTTTTTAATTATGAATGCTACTATGGGTAAGATATTGCATATTTCAATAGATGATATATATAGTTATGCAGATGGTGCTAAAACATTAAGTCAAGCGAATAAAGAACAATCGCACGCACTTATTCTAGGTATACCGACTTTACAAAGTGGTGTATTTGGTGGAATTATTATGGGAGCTTTAGCAGCATGGTGTTATAATCGATTTTATAATATATCATTACCTCCATTTTTAGGCTTTTTTGCAGGAAAACGTTTTGTGCCAATTGTTACGTCTGTTGTTGCTATCTTTACGGGTGTTGCTCTAACTTTTGTATGGCCACCTATTCAAGATGGCTTAAATAATCTTTCCAATTTCTTATTAAATAAAAATTTAACTTTAACAACTTTTATATTCGGAATCATTGAACGTTCCTTAATTCCATTTGGACTACATCATATATTTTATGCGCCGTTTTGGTTCGAATTTGGCCAATATGTAAATTTAGCGGGTGATGTTGTGCGTGGAGATCAACGTATTTGGATAGCTCAAATGAATGATGGAGTTGATTTTACTGCTGGGGCATTTACGACAGGTAAATATCCATTTATGATGTTCGGTTTACCTGCTGCAGCTTTTGCTATTTACCGCAGTGCTCGTCCAGAGAATAAAAAATTAGTCGCTGGTTTAATGTTATCAGCTGGACTTACTTCATTTTTAACTGGTATTACTGAACCTCTAGAATTTTCTTTCTTATTTGTAGCGCCAGTTCTTTATATTGTTCATGTATTATTGGCAGGAAGCTCATTTTTAATTATGCATTTATTAGATGTAAAGATTGGTATGACATTCTCTGGAGGATTTATAGATTATATATTATACGGTTTACTTCACTGGGATCGTACAAATGCACTAATAGTTATACCAGTTGGATTAGTTTACGCGATAATCTATTACTTCTTATTTAGTATAGTTATTAAAAAATTCAATTTACAAACGCCGGGTAGAGAAGATGTAGAAGTGAAAAAAGAGAAAAATGCATTGTCTAGTTTGCCATCAAAAGTATTAAATGCTATGGGCGGACAAAGTAATATAGCTCATTTAGATGCATGTATTACGCGACTACGTGTAGAAGTGAACAATAAGACTAATGTCGACGTAGAGACACTAAAATCATTAGGTGCATCTGGCGTATTAATGGTTGGGAATAATATCCAAGCTATTTTTGGACCGATGTCTGATCAACTTAAACATGATATGAATCGTATAATTAAGGGCGAAATTATAGATACAACTGAAACTGCCTACGATGAAAATAAGGAAGAAATGCATAGTTCAATTATTAAAAGTGATAGTATATTAATTTCTGCGCCATTTAAAGGTAAACCAATACCTTTAGCAGATGTGCCTGACAAAGCCTTTGCTGCAAAGATGATGGGTGATGGGATTGGATTTGTTCCTCAAAGTGATATCGTGACAGCTCCTTTTAATGGTATAGTCAAAACAGTTTTCCCTACAAAACACGCTATTGGATTAGAATCAGATGAAGGATTAGAGATACTCATTCATATAGGTATTGATACTGTAAAATTAAAAGGGCAAGGATTTGAAACATTAGTAGAAGTAGACCAAGTAATTGAACAAGGTCAACCTTTAATTAAACTTGACTTGGATTACATAGAAAAGTACGCATCAAGTATCATCACGCCTTTAATATTTACCAATTTAAATCAACAAAATGTAGAGCTTTTAACTACTGATGAGGTTGAGGAAGGCGATACAATAATTAACATAAAGATTAAAAAGTAA
- a CDS encoding VOC family protein, translating to MSITRGINHIGLTVPNIEEATKFFKEALDAKIAYDSQTKGDDPRAGTFVEHVLGLEQGAKIIKKRMLVFGNGPNVEMFEFENAHQSGAENLQDIGYTHISFYVDDFDNAVKRVKKAGGVPLSEPHENTRYEDTKGNATVYIRTPWGSLLELQTIPNGFYYPDNSESKVFTPERDDK from the coding sequence ATGTCTATTACTAGAGGGATAAATCATATCGGTTTAACAGTTCCTAATATAGAAGAGGCAACTAAATTTTTCAAAGAAGCATTAGATGCTAAAATAGCATATGATAGTCAAACAAAAGGAGATGATCCTCGGGCTGGTACGTTTGTGGAACATGTTTTAGGACTGGAACAAGGCGCCAAAATAATCAAAAAAAGAATGCTGGTGTTTGGCAACGGACCTAACGTGGAGATGTTTGAATTTGAAAATGCACATCAGTCAGGAGCTGAAAACTTACAAGATATAGGTTATACACACATATCATTTTATGTAGATGATTTTGATAATGCGGTGAAACGGGTGAAAAAAGCAGGAGGTGTGCCATTATCTGAACCTCACGAAAATACGCGATACGAAGATACAAAAGGTAATGCTACAGTTTACATTAGAACACCATGGGGGAGCTTGCTAGAATTACAGACAATTCCTAATGGATTTTATTATCCTGATAACAGTGAAAGTAAGGTTTTTACACCTGAACGTGATGATAAATAA
- a CDS encoding acyl-CoA thioesterase, with translation MAERILVAERELEVNGYDIDAMGIVSNIVYIRWFEDLRTDFINQYMSYSEMMKNNISPILMKTEAEYQMAITIHDKPIGRCYLVKAGRLSWEFEFEIISEHKMHCTGKQSGTFYNLQKQAIERVPDIFQNILK, from the coding sequence ATGGCTGAGAGAATTTTAGTAGCTGAAAGAGAATTAGAAGTGAATGGTTATGATATTGATGCAATGGGGATAGTTAGTAATATCGTTTATATAAGATGGTTTGAAGATTTAAGAACAGATTTTATAAATCAATATATGAGTTACTCTGAAATGATGAAAAATAATATCTCACCAATTTTGATGAAGACTGAAGCGGAGTATCAAATGGCTATCACGATTCATGACAAGCCGATTGGTCGCTGTTACCTAGTCAAAGCGGGTCGGTTGAGTTGGGAGTTTGAATTTGAAATAATTTCAGAGCATAAAATGCATTGCACAGGAAAACAAAGTGGTACATTTTATAATTTACAAAAACAAGCAATAGAGCGAGTACCTGACATTTTCCAAAATATTTTAAAATAA
- a CDS encoding thioredoxin family protein: protein MGQELYSLNAFQDFIQENRLAVLHVMRDNCSVCHAVLPQVEDLVKEYAGVAFGVINQSEVEDIAGELSIFTVPVEIIYLDGKEMHRQGRFIDMQQLEKQLFLIHESLNS, encoded by the coding sequence ATGGGACAGGAATTATATTCCCTAAATGCATTTCAAGATTTTATTCAAGAGAATCGCTTAGCAGTATTACATGTTATGAGAGATAATTGTAGTGTTTGTCATGCCGTTTTGCCTCAAGTAGAAGATTTAGTAAAAGAGTATGCCGGTGTTGCTTTTGGTGTTATTAATCAAAGTGAAGTTGAAGATATTGCTGGAGAGCTTTCGATTTTTACAGTACCAGTGGAGATTATATATCTGGACGGTAAGGAGATGCATCGTCAAGGTAGATTCATTGATATGCAACAATTGGAAAAACAATTATTTCTTATTCACGAAAGTTTAAATTCATAA
- a CDS encoding GNAT family N-acetyltransferase, translating into MRVERINADEAINLYQCMTQIDKETQFMLYLPDERSFETLKLYEDIQQNYYIGVKKNDGTIVGYISLHISKIEKVKHIGYITTGLMEDYQQQGFATKMFDEMMKWAKSQGLRRLELTVLTHNNPAIGLYEKIGFMIEGIKRESIYMDGLYHDELYMAKMLNKEGQMNIW; encoded by the coding sequence ATGAGGGTTGAGCGCATCAATGCGGATGAAGCTATCAATTTATATCAATGCATGACACAAATCGATAAAGAAACGCAGTTCATGCTTTATTTACCAGATGAAAGATCATTTGAAACTTTAAAGTTATATGAGGATATTCAACAAAATTATTATATTGGCGTAAAAAAGAATGATGGTACTATTGTGGGTTATATATCATTACACATAAGTAAAATAGAAAAAGTGAAACATATAGGTTATATTACGACAGGATTAATGGAAGATTATCAGCAACAAGGTTTTGCTACTAAAATGTTTGATGAAATGATGAAATGGGCAAAGAGTCAAGGTTTACGGCGCTTAGAATTAACTGTGCTTACGCATAATAATCCAGCAATTGGATTATATGAGAAAATAGGTTTTATGATTGAAGGCATTAAAAGAGAATCGATTTATATGGATGGATTATATCATGATGAATTATACATGGCGAAAATGTTGAACAAAGAAGGGCAAATGAATATTTGGTAA